A window from Hemicordylus capensis ecotype Gifberg chromosome 2, rHemCap1.1.pri, whole genome shotgun sequence encodes these proteins:
- the FAM174C gene encoding protein FAM174C yields the protein MAAVVVARSLVLWAAAAAGLLLLAGAQNQTGTPKPTATAEKGGVSGQGHHEEGAADGGSVRGGASSTSGSFSTSGSSAAGGFGLGLPALRRAFYVTVALGSLVLVYYLCGRVMRTRKPPRKKYGLLSNSEDNMEMASMESDEDTVFETRNLRR from the exons ATGGCGGCGGTGGTAGTTGCGCGGTCGCTggtgctctgggcggccgcagcagcGGGGCTGCTGTTGTTGGCGGGAGCCCAGAATCAGACGGGGACCCCCAAGCCCACCGCCACGGCGGAGAAGGGTGGCGTGTCCGGGCAGGGCCACCACGAAGAAGGGGCGGCGGACGGAGGCAGCGTCCGCGGCGGGGCCTCCTCGACATCCGGGTCCTTCTCGACATCCGGGTCCTCCGCCGCGGGGGGGTTCGGGCTGGGGCTGCCGGCGCTGCGCCGCGCCTTCTACGTCACCGTCGCCCTGGGAAGCCTCGTCCTCGTCTACTACCTGTGCGGCCGCGTCATGCG GACCAGAAAACCTCCACGGAAAAAGTATGGGCTTCTTTCAAACTCTGAAGATAACATGGAAATGGCTTCTATGGAAAGCGATGAAGACACTGTATTTGAGACGAGGAACCTAAGACG